A window from Mangifera indica cultivar Alphonso chromosome 2, CATAS_Mindica_2.1, whole genome shotgun sequence encodes these proteins:
- the LOC123208673 gene encoding LOW QUALITY PROTEIN: cytochrome P450 708A2-like (The sequence of the model RefSeq protein was modified relative to this genomic sequence to represent the inferred CDS: inserted 2 bases in 1 codon; substituted 1 base at 1 genomic stop codon) produces MEALRGIMWSEIGLSVVAFLVIRIVRWFYAWSNPPVKXGKLPPGSMGLPIIGETLYFSEFLGEENMLTQHGIFHRYMKNLILHLVGPESLTGKLLCQMDEATSRHICSWASHGSVNVKEGIAEGSKKAIKGITDTYHERKATKIPQNDFLDRLIEEVEKENAFPDDGIAINMLFLVLFGAFESTSEAITLLTKFISDHPQVVQELTKEHEAILERRESENSGLTWEEYKSMTFTHGEMFKMANIATVIFRKVGKDAEIRGYTIPKRRIVMVAPAVVHLNLEKYENPLDFNPWRWKXQDLRSGSKTFMAWGSGTRLCVGADFAKLQIAIFLHHFVIKYRYNQ; encoded by the exons ATGGA AGCATTAAGAGGGATAATGTGGAGTGAAATTGGGCTTTCCGTGGTAGCTTTTCTTGTTATTAGGATTGTCCGTTGGTTTTATGCTTGGTCGAACCCCCCAGTGAA TGGTAAACTGCCTCCTGGTTCAATGGGTTTGCCAATTATTGGAGAAACCCTCTA TTTTAGTGAATTTCTGGGAGAAGAAAACATGCTCACACAGCATGGTATCTTTCATAGATACATGAAGAATTTGATTCTGCATCTTGTTGGTCCTGAAAGCTTGACGGGAAAGCTTCTCTGTCAAATGGATGAAGCAACTAGCAGACATATATGTTCATGGGCTTCCCATGGCAGTGTCAACGTTAAAGAAGGAATTGCTGAA GGAAGTAAAAAGGCAATTAAGGGGATTACAGATACCTACCATGAGAGAAAAGCAACGAAAATTCCTCAGAATGATTTCTTGGATCGGTTAATTGAAGAAGTAGAGAAGGAAAACGCATTTCCAGATGACGGTATTGCAATTAACATGCTGTTTCTTGTTCTCTTTGGTGCTTTCGAAAGCACTTCTGAAGCCATCACTTTGCTTACCAAGTTTATTTCTGACCATCCTCAAGTTGTTCAAGAATTAACG AAAGAGCACGAGGCAATTcttgaaagaagagaaagtgaGAATTCTGGACTTACATGGGAAGAATATAAATCAATGACTTTTACACATGGTGAGATGTT TAAGATGGCAAATATTGCAACAGTGATTTTCAGGAAAGTAGGGAAAGATGCAGAGATAAGAG GATATACAATTCCAAAAAGGCGGATAGTTATGGTGGCGCCAGCCGTGGTTCACTTGAATCTTGAGAAATACGAGAATCCTCTTGATTTCAATCCGTGGCGTTGGAAG TGACAAGATTTACGTTCTGGATCAAAGACTTTCATGGCCTGGGGCAGCGGCACAAGGCTTTGCGTTGGAGCCGATTTTGCAAAGCTCCAAATTGCAATTTTCCTCCATCACTTCGTCATTAAATACAGGTATAATCAATAa
- the LOC123208674 gene encoding uncharacterized protein At2g34160, which produces MAGEIAVAVQSAPAPPTSSKTPTQTMENQKKNRIQVSNTKKPLFFYVNLAKRYIQQHNEVELSALGMAITTVVTIAEILKNNGVATEKKVLTSTVGMKDENKGRLIQKPKIEIVLGKSENFDSLMTTANQAPALAPALAAAPSLTPAPEVAAKDKD; this is translated from the exons ATGGCCGGAGAGATAGCAGTGGCAGTGCAATCAGCGCCTGCACCACCAACTTCATCGAAAACTCCAACTCAAACTATGGagaatcagaagaagaacagaATCCAAGTTTCTAACACCAAGAAACCTCTCTTTTTCTACGTTAATCTTGCCAAG AGGTACATTCAACAGCATAATGAGGTTGAACTTTCTGCTTTAGGCATGG CAATTACTACAGTTGTCACAATTGCTGAGATTCTTAAGAACAATGGAGTGGCTACTGAAAAGA AAGTCTTGACATCTACTGTGGGCATGAAAGATGAGAACAAAGGGCGACTCATTCAGAAGCCCAAG ATTGAAATTGTGTTGGGAAAATCCGAAAATTTTGACTCGTTGATGACTACTGCTAATCAAGCTCCAGCTCTAGCCCCAGCCTTGGCTGCAGCCCCAAGTCTAACTCCAGCTCCAGAAGTGGCTGCCAAAGACAAAGACTGA
- the LOC123209139 gene encoding flowering locus K homology domain isoform X2, with the protein MAEVNQSFVEQDGNHEGDPIPENPVPEEQVPEYEVPEYHQVPNDEVPEYQIPNDEVPEYQISNDEVPEEQVTEDSQPQQKLEHEEDSAAGGGEKKWPGWPGESVFRMLVPAQKVGSIIGRKGEFIKKIVEETRARIKILDGPPGTTERAVMISAKEEPDSSLPPAMDGLLRVHKRIVDGLEGDSSHPPQGGKVSTRLLVPASQAGSLIGKQGGTVKSIQEASSCIVRVLGADLPVFALQDDRVVEVVGDATGVHKAIELIASHLRKFLVDRSIIPLFEMHMQMANPQMEHMPPHQSWGPPQGLPPNASGGPGFGTNPQYMPPPRQVDNYYPPADLPPPIEKQPHQGISAYGREAPMGVHGSSSAQSAPSMITQITQQMQIPLSYADAVIGTAGASISYIRRSSGATVTIQETRGVPGEMTVEISGTASQVQTAQQLIQNFMAEAAASSQAQIGGSTDQGYNPYATHSSMYGSPPSNPGHTSHTGGYGSVYGSNYGY; encoded by the exons ATGGCTGAAGTGAACCAAAGTTTTGTTGAACAAGATGGGAATCATGAAGGAGATCCAATACCTGAAAATCCAGTTCCTGAAGAACAAGTACCTGAGTATGAAGTACCTGAATATCATCAAGTACCTAATGATGAAGTACCTGAATATCAAATTCCTAATGATGAAGTACCTGAATATCAAATTTCTAATGATGAGGTGCCTGAGGAGCAAGTAACTGAAGACTCACAGCCTCAACAAAAGCTAGAACATGAAGAGGATTCTGCAGCTGGAGGTGGTGAAAAGAAATGGCCAGGATGGCCTGGAGAGAGTGTATTCCGGATGTTGGTTCCTGCACAGAAAGTTGGTAGCATAATTGGTCGCAAAGGggagtttattaaaaaaatagttgagGAGACAAGAGCTCGCATAAAGATTCTTGACGGTCCTCCTGGGACAACAGAAAGAGCT GTGATGATATCTGCTAAGGAGGAACCTGATTCTTCTCTTCCTCCTGCTATGGATGGCCTTTTGAGGGTTCACAAGCGCATTGTTGATGGTTTGGAGGGTGATTCTTCTCATCCACCACAAGGAGGCAAGGTCTCAACTAGGCTGCTAGTCCCAGCTTCTCAAGCAGGAAGTTTGATTGGTAAACAAGGAGGAACTGTTAAATCTATCCAAGAAGCATCTAGTTGTATAGTCAGAGTTCTTGGAGCAG ACCTACCAGTCTTTGCTCTCCAAGATGATAGGGTTGTTGAAGTAGTAGGAGATGCAACTGGTGTACACAAAGCAATAGAACTAATTGCATCTCATCTAAGGAAGTTTTTAGTTGATCGCAGTATTATTCCCTTATTTGAAATGCAT ATGCAAATGGCAAATCCTCAAATGGAGCACATGCCACCTCATCAATCCTGGGGTCCACCTCAGGGTCTTCCTCCAAATGCTAGTGGAGGCCCTGGTTTTGGAACTAATCCTCAATACATGCCACCTCCTCGGCAAGTTGACAATTATTATCCTCCTGCAGACTTGCCGCCTCCTATTGAGAAACAGCCTCATCAGGGAATATCTGCTTATGGAAGAGAGGCCCCTATGGGCGTTCATGGATCCTCAAGTGCCCAATCAGCACCATCGATGATAACACag ATTACGCAGCAAATGCAAATTCCTTTGTCTTATGCTGATGCTGTTATTGGAACGGCTGGTGCAAGTATAAGCTATATTCGACGCTCTAGTGGGGCAACTGTGACTATACAAGAAACCAGGGGTGTTCCTGGGGAAATGACAGTTGAAATCAGCGGAACTGCTTCTCAAGTACAAACTGCCCAGCAGCTAATACAG AATTTCATGGCTGAAGCTGCGGCTTCATCACAGGCACAGATTGGTGGGTCAACAGACCAAGGTTATAACCCATATGCAACTCATAGTTCCATGTATGGTTCACCACCTTCGAATCCTGGACACACAAGCCATACTGGAGGCTATGGCTCAGTGTATGGTTCGAACTATGGTTACTAG
- the LOC123209139 gene encoding flowering locus K homology domain isoform X1 translates to MAEVNQSFVEQDGNHEGDPIPENPVPEEQVPEYEVPEYHQVPNDEVPEYQIPNDEVPEYQISNDEVPEEQVTEDSQPQQKLEHEEDSAAGGGEKKWPGWPGESVFRMLVPAQKVGSIIGRKGEFIKKIVEETRARIKILDGPPGTTERAVMISAKEEPDSSLPPAMDGLLRVHKRIVDGLEGDSSHPPQGGKVSTRLLVPASQAGSLIGKQGGTVKSIQEASSCIVRVLGAEDLPVFALQDDRVVEVVGDATGVHKAIELIASHLRKFLVDRSIIPLFEMHMQMANPQMEHMPPHQSWGPPQGLPPNASGGPGFGTNPQYMPPPRQVDNYYPPADLPPPIEKQPHQGISAYGREAPMGVHGSSSAQSAPSMITQITQQMQIPLSYADAVIGTAGASISYIRRSSGATVTIQETRGVPGEMTVEISGTASQVQTAQQLIQNFMAEAAASSQAQIGGSTDQGYNPYATHSSMYGSPPSNPGHTSHTGGYGSVYGSNYGY, encoded by the exons ATGGCTGAAGTGAACCAAAGTTTTGTTGAACAAGATGGGAATCATGAAGGAGATCCAATACCTGAAAATCCAGTTCCTGAAGAACAAGTACCTGAGTATGAAGTACCTGAATATCATCAAGTACCTAATGATGAAGTACCTGAATATCAAATTCCTAATGATGAAGTACCTGAATATCAAATTTCTAATGATGAGGTGCCTGAGGAGCAAGTAACTGAAGACTCACAGCCTCAACAAAAGCTAGAACATGAAGAGGATTCTGCAGCTGGAGGTGGTGAAAAGAAATGGCCAGGATGGCCTGGAGAGAGTGTATTCCGGATGTTGGTTCCTGCACAGAAAGTTGGTAGCATAATTGGTCGCAAAGGggagtttattaaaaaaatagttgagGAGACAAGAGCTCGCATAAAGATTCTTGACGGTCCTCCTGGGACAACAGAAAGAGCT GTGATGATATCTGCTAAGGAGGAACCTGATTCTTCTCTTCCTCCTGCTATGGATGGCCTTTTGAGGGTTCACAAGCGCATTGTTGATGGTTTGGAGGGTGATTCTTCTCATCCACCACAAGGAGGCAAGGTCTCAACTAGGCTGCTAGTCCCAGCTTCTCAAGCAGGAAGTTTGATTGGTAAACAAGGAGGAACTGTTAAATCTATCCAAGAAGCATCTAGTTGTATAGTCAGAGTTCTTGGAGCAG AAGACCTACCAGTCTTTGCTCTCCAAGATGATAGGGTTGTTGAAGTAGTAGGAGATGCAACTGGTGTACACAAAGCAATAGAACTAATTGCATCTCATCTAAGGAAGTTTTTAGTTGATCGCAGTATTATTCCCTTATTTGAAATGCAT ATGCAAATGGCAAATCCTCAAATGGAGCACATGCCACCTCATCAATCCTGGGGTCCACCTCAGGGTCTTCCTCCAAATGCTAGTGGAGGCCCTGGTTTTGGAACTAATCCTCAATACATGCCACCTCCTCGGCAAGTTGACAATTATTATCCTCCTGCAGACTTGCCGCCTCCTATTGAGAAACAGCCTCATCAGGGAATATCTGCTTATGGAAGAGAGGCCCCTATGGGCGTTCATGGATCCTCAAGTGCCCAATCAGCACCATCGATGATAACACag ATTACGCAGCAAATGCAAATTCCTTTGTCTTATGCTGATGCTGTTATTGGAACGGCTGGTGCAAGTATAAGCTATATTCGACGCTCTAGTGGGGCAACTGTGACTATACAAGAAACCAGGGGTGTTCCTGGGGAAATGACAGTTGAAATCAGCGGAACTGCTTCTCAAGTACAAACTGCCCAGCAGCTAATACAG AATTTCATGGCTGAAGCTGCGGCTTCATCACAGGCACAGATTGGTGGGTCAACAGACCAAGGTTATAACCCATATGCAACTCATAGTTCCATGTATGGTTCACCACCTTCGAATCCTGGACACACAAGCCATACTGGAGGCTATGGCTCAGTGTATGGTTCGAACTATGGTTACTAG
- the LOC123209715 gene encoding protein LEAD-SENSITIVE 1-like, with protein MGQNESTRSKLKPGDHIYSNRFEIDIVMEKVNAYYHHGIYVGDDSVIHFLPPAKQSNSSVPCKRCGHTPSLHYGIVRTCVDCFLDRHSLYINDCGGCKPPSEVVKTAMEFCDGIRSFGEYDLLNNNCEHFATFCKTGEKSSQQVEDAPYKIGTAAGCLVIFTGLLRGNNQK; from the exons atgggGCAAAATGAAAGCACTCGATCAAAGCTCAAGCCGGGTGATCATATTTACAGTAATAGGTTTGAGATTGATATTGTGATGGAGAAAGTGAATGCCTACTATCATCACG GAATATATGTGGGGGATGACAGTGTCATTCATTTCCTACCACCTGCAAAGCAAAGCAACTCTTCTGTCCCATGTAAAAGATGCGGGCACACACCAAGTTTACACTATGGGATCGTCCGTACATGCGTGGATTGCTTTCTTGATCGTcattcattatatataaatgattgtgGTGGCTGCAAGCCACCCTCTGAGGTTGTGAAGACTGCCATGGAATTTTGCGATGGAATAAGGTCCTTTGGTGAGTATGATCTTTTGAATAACAACTGTGAGCACTTTGCGACCTTTTGTAAAACAGGCGAAAAGTCATCTCAGCAAGTTGAGGATGCACCTTACAAAATTGGCACGGCGGCAGGATGCCTTGTAATTTTTACGGGACTTTTACGTGGTAATAACCAGAAGTAG